The genomic window AGTTTCACATATAATgccaaattttttttcaaagtggttatagcaatttgcactcccaccagtAGTTGTCCTATAGCCTTGGCAACACTTAGAattgttagatttttaaattttgccattCTGGTGAGTGTGAAAAGTGGTGGTTATTTTGTttggttattatttatttaatgagagattgggtcttgccacatgcccaggctggtcttgaactcttgggctcaagtgatcctcccaccttggtctcctaaagtgctgggattacaggcatgagtcatcatgcctcgttttgtttgctttttattgtggcaaaaaacacataaaatttaccattttaactatttttaagtgtacagttcagtagtgttatgtatattcatattgttgtgaaacagatctccaagtttttgttcgtttgttttttgagatggagtttcgctctgttgcctgggctggagtgcagtggcgcgatctcggctcactgccacctccggcttctgggttcaagcgattctcctgcctcagcctcctgagtagctgggattacaggtgcccaccaccacacctggctaatttttgtatttttagtagagatagggtttcatcatgttggccaggctggtctcgaattcctgatctcatgatccacctgccttggcctcccaaagtgctgggattacaggcgtaagccaccatgcccgatctCCAAAAGTTtcttatcttgcaaaactgaaactctgtacccattaaacaaaactccccctttctgtcttccttccccCAGCATCTAGTAACGACCATTCTACTGTTTCTTTgaatttgactttatttttattttttgttttgacaatctcactctgtcattcaggctggagtgcagtggtgcaatctcgactcactgcaacctctgcctcccaggttcaagcaattctcatgcctgagctacctgagtagttgggattacaggtatgcaccaccatgcccagctagtttttctatttttagtagagatggggtttcgccattttggccaggctgttctcgaactcctgacctcaagtgatccacctgccttggccttcagtgtgctgggattacaggtgtgaagcaccacgcctggcccctgaATTTGACTTTAGACACCTCAGATAAGCAGAATCATACACTATGTCTTTACTGAACATAAagtcctcaaagttcatccatgttgtagtatgtgacagcattttcttccttttaaggctgaataataatccattgtatgtacacgccacattttgtttattcttccatCAGTGAACATGTGGGCTGCTTCCAcctctttgttattgtgaatactgctgctatgaacatgagtcTGCAAATATGTCAAGACcctgctttccatttttttttttttttgctatatacCTGGAAGCAGGAGTTCTggggtagttctatttttaattttttttgtcatacatacatatttttaattgcttaagAGGAATCtcttcatattgttttatatagtAGTTTCACCATTTTATAATCCCAGCAGCAGTACACAAGAGTTCTAATTTCAAAGTGGTATATTTTTATCTTGCATTTACTTGACGATTAATGATATTGAGTACTTGTTGATTTAGACTTTTAGTTCATTTAGAGCTCCATTTTAATAaggtgtccttttttttttttttttttgatcgaTTTTTCAAATGGCTTGTCTGGAAGAAtcctttatatattatagataaagGATCTTTATTGGTTATATttgttgcaaatatcttctatTGTATAGCTTCCTGTTAATTTCTTAATGGCGTTATTTGgcaagtttatattttcttttctttctttctttttttttttttgagacagtctcactctgtcacccaggctagagtgcagtggtgcgatctcggctaactgcaacgtccgcctccaggttcaagcaattctcctgcctcagcctcctgagtagctgggattacaggcgcacaccaccacatccggctaatttttgtattttttagtagagataggggtttcactatgttggtcagtctagtcttgaactcctgacctcgtgattcgcccgcctcggcctcccaaagtgctgggattacaggtgtgagccactgcacctggccgcaaatttatattttctaatggaGTTCAATTTATCAATCTTTCCTTTATGGTTAGTGTGTATACCTACATTTCTTGTCTGTTTAAGAACTCTTAGCTACtcttagaaaatacatttactttcTAGAATAATTATTCTCTTACCTTTTATACTTAGATCTACAGTCCATTATACAATATGATTATGACTACAAGGTGAAATTCCATTTTTTAACATGAATATCCAATTGATccaatatcatttattgaaaagaccaaCTTTCCAGTTCCATCTTCATCATAAATGAAGTGTCCACACATGTATGGGCCTGTTATTGGACTCTTCGGGACATAAGTCCTGTTGACTTATGTGTATCATTGTGTCCAAACTGCATCGTTGTAactactgtagctttatagtaagtcttttttccttcttgtttttatagacaggatctcactatgttgcccaagtggcctcaaaaactcctgggctcaaaggatcctcctacctcagcctcctgagtagctgggaccacaggcatatgccaccatgcccagcttacaAATCTTGATATTCATAGTACGCACTCCCacttcaagattgttttgacagTCTCTCACCTTgatattttgcatttccctataATACTGTGTATTTCCACAAAAACATTATGGGTGTTCTGACTTGGAATGCATGAAGTCTATACATCAATTTGGGAAGAAGTGACATTTTTACAACATTGAGTTTTTCAGCCAGCAAATATACAACTTCTCTCCATTCATTTAGGGATGGAATCCCTGACCTTTTGATTTTTAAGTCCTTCCTGGGTTTTATCCCCTCCCTTGCCGTCTTATCCGCGACCTAATACAAGGATCAGGGCCCCTTCCTCCTCACCTGACTTAGGGTCGCCAGGTTTTCCATTGGCCATGGGGGGAGGGCCCAGAAGGCTGGGTGGTCCTAAGAGCAGACATGAAAATATGGTCATCAGAATGGATTAAAGGACTGATGATTCTGTTCTTAGGCGTTTTTCTTGTATTACTCATTTCTTAATTCAACCAGTAAAGTCAGGTATATTTTCAGCAGTCTTAGGAGTTCTCACCCCATCTATCTGCTCTTTTTTCTGCAAAGCTGTTTCAGGGTTTGCAAAAAGTAGATATTCAATCAAAGGCGATAATGCAGGAAAAGatacaactttttcttttcctcaccgTACCGTCGCTATCcaaaacaacctaagtgtctcCAGACATAAACCAATCCCTCACCTTAACTGCTGGCCAGTCAGTTCTCTTCTCCTTTCACTCGGCCAGAGGACTAGTTTAGAGAAAGCGGCACCTGTACCTTTTCAGTCAAAATCCGGATACAAACTGTCAACCCAGTCATCGCAATCTGCAACATCTCTACTGCCCCTTTCCCCTACTGTTCTGCGGCTGCGCAAAAGAGCTCTTTACTctctccacccccgcgttccagAAAGGTTTGGGGCCGTATTGAGGTTGACGGTTCCAGTAAGAGAACTCCTGGTTCAAGGCTCCATTTGGGACAGCCCTGCTGCCATCCCTACCCAGCGCGTGCGCCCTTCCTCCTTCCGTTAGAGCCCCTTCCTTCGCACCTTATTAGCCCCTAGCCCTTCGCCCGGACGGGCTTGACAGGCATGTGCACATCCCTCCCTGACCCCTCACCGATGGGACTCCCATCCTCCTCATCTCCAGTCTCTTCCCGCTCGGGCAGTGGGGGTTGCTGCTGTGTCGGTGGCTGGTGCTGATTCTGCTTCTTTCGTTTCGGCATCGTGGCTGCGGCAATGGCTGCAGCGGGATTTGGAGGGTAGTGAGGAAGGGGCACGCGGGGATTCTGTTTCCGCTTCCGGGGGGTCGGTGGGCAGCAATGCCCAAGCTCCCACCATTCCACTTCCGGAAGGTTGCGGAGAACATCTGTGGCGGCCGCATTCTGGAGTAAACTGCCTCTCTCCGTCTCTGCCAGGCATGGCGGCAACCTCACACCTTCCCTTTGCTGCGTTTCTataaatgctttgaaaaaatTCCGCTCTTCTTCCCTCGCTGGAAAACACCACAACCAGCTCCTCAGAGTGTGTCACAGAGTCAACAGGCTCTCGGGCCAGAAGGCCTGAGAAGAGGACTGTCGCACCGTAAGATCGCCACATCCGGTCCTCGGTTACTATGGTAACAGCTGCAGGCACAACTTTGTGCCCTTTGACCTCCCTCCAAAAGCCCTTGTCCCGCCTGGGTTTCGCTTCTCGCCCGCTTTTGCACTTCTGATCTGTAAACCTGCTCCTTATCATCGTTCCCACAAGGAATTTGGGTCCCAGCAGGTCGGCAGCCAGGACTCTTCAGACCGCCGCCCTCCCCTAAAGACCTCTGACCGTGCCCCCGGTGTAGCCCAGCAACCTGGCTTCATTCCCGGGACGCACCGTCTCGGCTTTCCACTAAGGTCAAGCCTGGGGGTTGGGAGTGTAGCCTCAGCGAGTCCACTCCTCCTCTCCCCTAGGTAATAGGCCCCGCCCTCCGCTCCGCCGCCCCCTCCAGGTGAGTGGTAGCTTCTCCCGGGAGCGCAAGGTAGTGATGACACGCGCTCCCCCCTCCTCCGAACGCGAGTTGGTAGCGTCCGTGACGGAGTTAGCCTGGTCCTCCCACGCGCGCCTCCTTCCTCGCCGCCGGGGTGCTCTCTCCGTGCCACTGGCTCTCACGTGCCAGTAGCCCACCCCGCATCATCCTTTCGCCTCGCTCCTGGAGGGAAGTGACTGTGTATCTCCCCTGTCCGCCTTCCATCGCCGCCGCGGCGGCAATTCGGTCGGGCCCGCCCGCTGACGTCACCTGCTAGCTCCGCCTCCTCTAGGGTCCCGGGCCCCTGCGGCGGGGACTGCCCCGGGGGGCAGTCAGTTGAGGCGGCAGGAGCTCGGCGGAGGGCGGGCCAGGTGACTGGTCCGGGCCATGCCGAGGAAGAAGCCCTTCAGCGTGAAGCAAAAGAAGAAGCAGTTGCAGGACAAACGGGAGCGGAAGAGAGGTCAGTGcgggagctggaggaggaggcgggGCTCGGGCTTCCGCACAGCTGGAAGGAGGGGTGTGCCCGCTGCACCTCTGGGGGTCGTGGGAGGGGGTCGTGGGACCGCGCCAACCCTCGCGGCCTATCGCGGAGGGGATCTCCCACACCACCCCCCCACATCTGGAAGGGGTGGGGAAGGATGGAGAGTTGGGGGAGGGGAATCCCTCCAGCTCGCACGGGGCGCCGTCCCTACTGCTCCCTGGAGGAGTGATTCCCCCCCACGCACATCCGGGAGGGTCCCGAATAGGGTGGTTGGGAGGACAGAGCGTCGGAAGAAGTTGAGTGGGATGAAGAAGAGTCAGACCGGTGGGGGAGAGGGTCTTATGGCCCCTGAGAGCTGGCCAGCACTGGCGTCACCGGCCCCTCCCCGCAGGGCTTCAAGATGGGCTGCGCTCCAGTTCCAACAGCCGCAGCGGGAGCCGGGAGCGGCGAGAGGAACAGACAGACACCTCGGACGGGGAGTCTGTGACCCATCATATCCGCAGGCTTAACCAGCAGCCTTCTCAGGGGCTGGGTCCACGAGGCTACGACCCAAATCggtgagggtgggagggggcgcTGGTCCCGGCTTTCCCGCCTACCCGGAAATCAGAGCTTTGGGGGAAAGCGGGCTGCTGCTGGTGAAGACGGTGGGCCTGCGATGCCACAGTTCTCCGCTAGCCCCTCGGCTCCCCAGTGCGGGCCACAATCTTGCTTTCCAGAGGGGCTGGAGAGAGTTGGGCTTTTAGAAGGAGGAGGCTGAGTATTGCCTGAAAGAAGGACTTGGGGGAAGGCTGATTTGAGAGAGGAGACTTGAACGACGAGAGAATGCTTTGCGAAGTTGATTGTCCAAGAGGGGAGAAAATAGGAGTTTGTGGCCACAGGATTGCGCTGGATGTCTCGGTCCCTGTTCCCTTAGATACCGACTGCATTTTGAGAGAGACAGCAGAGAGGAggtagagaggagaaagagagcagCCCGGGAGCAAGTTCTACAGCCGGTCAGTGCTGAGGTGTTGGAGCTGGACATCCGGGAGGTCTATCAGCCTGGCTCAGGTGAGTGAGAGCAAGACAAGTATTGGGCTGGGGAAGGAGTTTGGAAAGGTAAGAGCCTAGTGTGAGGATGGAGGGGTCTGGGATGTACTCTTGAATCCTAAAAATTCCCTCACACTTGGACTTTTTCCTGATTTCCCAGTTCTGGACTTTCCTCGACGTCCTCCTTGGAGCTATGAGATGTCCAAGGAGCAACTAATGAGCCAAGAGGAACGGAGCTTCCAAGAGTATCTTGGGAAGATTCATGGGGCTTACTCCTCTGAGAAACTCAGCTACTTTGAGCACAATCTGGAGGTGACAGTGTACTCTAGGGACAGGAGTGGGGCATAGTGACCAATGGTCAAATTGGCTCGGGATCAGGCTTGAGAGGGACTCTGTGTTCAGGTTCTCTTCCTGATCTTGTCTTTTTAGACATGGAGGCAGCTGTGGCGTGTGTTAGAGATGTCTGACATCGTCCTGCTTATCACTGATATCCGACATCCAGTGAGTACTAGGAATAAGGGTGgccaaggaggaggagggagaaaggttTTTCAGGAGCAAAGGTCAGAGGCAAGAGTTGGGAGACAGGTATCTATTTTCCTGTCTTTCTGACCTCTACCTAGTGCTGATGTCTGCAGTTAGGAACTCAGTTTTTTATTCTCTCTTATAGCCTGTCACTCCTCCCTTGGCCAGCTCACTCTCCTCTTCAAAACAGCCATGTCCTATCCTTTAACTCATCACAGTTAGACCAACAGAAAATCCAAGTGTGGAGCTCCAGGGATTCTATGAATGCAATTGGGGGCTTCCTCCTGCCCAGCCCAAAGATGCCCTTTCTTCCTTATCTCATTTCTCTAGTACTGCCGCATCAGTTGCTACAGAACCCACCTGGAATCGTAGAGTAGTAGTTAAGGCTGTAGACTGCTGCTGGACTGCCCTGTATGAATCCTAGCTCTGCAACTTCACTCTTGTCCTCCAGTGGGAGAAAGGGAGGTCTGTGAGGACCGTTTAGGTTGGAGGTCCTTAAcaatgtgtacacacacacatgtactgACACATACATCATGTGCACATCAATATACACAGGCATGTTTGCACACATGTTCACAGTCACATTGTTAACACACGAACATGCACACGAGTGCATGTACTTGCATGTGTACACACTTATATAGTTGTGCGCACACAAAAGCAGACTAATTGTTACCCTAACACCCATCCCTATTTCTGATCCCAGCCTTTACCTCAGTGTGCTAAGTGACGCTGTTTCCTTGTCTTGTTTTGGGTTCATTTCCATCTCTAATCATGACCTATAGGAAGCCCCCTGAGACTCAGAAATATTACTAACCCctgttttgtcttcctttttcagTTTGGCTGGTTTATAGTTTTTAGCCCAGAATCTGCTACCACCAGGGCCTTGTCTCTGAGCTATGCCTGCTAAGTGGGGAGCTGGAGGCAGAGAACTCTGGGTTGACCTTTCACTGCTCCATCTTCTTATCAACCCTGTCCTAGGTTGTGAATTTCCCGCCAGCACTTTATGAGTATGTGACTGGAGAACTTGGGCTGGCCCTGGTGCTGGTTTTGAACAAGGTGGATCTGGCCCCGCCAGCTCTTGTGGTTGCCTGGAAGCATTATTTCCATCAACACTATCCCCAGCTCCATGTCGTCCTTTTCACCTCTTTCCCTCGGGACCCCCGCACCCCACAGGACCCTAGTAGTGGTGAGTGGGCAATGAGAGAGGGCAGCTTGGGAGAGGTGAGTTGGCAGGGGACAAAGGGGAGAACAGAGAGGCTTGTTGACAAGGGGGCACCTGGTCTTGGGCCTAAGGGTGGTGGGAGAGATGAGAGGCCTAAGCCCGTGTGCCAATCCTTTCGTGCCTTCTGATCTCAGTCTTGAAGAAGAGTCGGAGGCGGGGGAGAGGATGGACTCGGGCCCTGGGGCCAGAGCAGTTGCTGAGAGCCTGTGAAGCCATCACTGTGGGGAAAGGTATGTGGCCCTTAGAGGAGGGCTGTAGGAGGACATGGGGAAGACCCAAGATGCAGAATCATTTTGCTCACCTTTCCTGAAGCCACCCGCTGTATGGTGGAGATGTGCAAGAAGCCGGGGAAGGGATAGAGTAAGGAGCAGACTGACCTGGTGGGACGAGAGGCAGCAAGTAGTCGGGAGCCTCAGTGGCTTGCTGCCTTTAGCCTTCCTAGTACTTTTCAGAAGCTCAGAGAGATGTGCATGATTCCAGGGAGGGTGGGATCAAGTGACTTTTGGGAGATTCTCTGACCTGCTCTTGTTCAGGTTGGCACTGTACACCTCCAGAGGGTGCCAGTTACATAATCTGTGCAGGCTGCAAGGCACAGTATGTGCCATCATACACAGCAGCCCTGGGGAGGACCTCTTTAATCTTCTCCTTCTTTGAGCAGTGGACTTGAGCAGCTGGCGGGAGAAGATTGCTCGGGATGTAGCGGGGGCCACCTGGGGTAATGgctccggggaggaggaggaagaggacgaTGGCCCAGCAGTCTTGGTGGAGCAGCAGACTGATTCAGCAATGGAGCCAACCGGCCCAACCCGAGAGCGCTACAAGGATGGGGTGGTGACCATCGGCTGTGTGGGTAAGGAAGTGGCAGCTTGTGCGTGGTGGCCTCCAAGGAGGTACAGAGTTTTCATATTTGGAAAAGAGAGAGGGTGATCACGTTTCATTAGGCCCCAGGGTGTCTGAGGGGTGATCTCTGCCAGTGGTGGTGGGCAAGGCAGAAGAAGCATCTGCTGCAGTGGAGGGATCATTGACAGCCTGGGTTAAATTCAGCCTTTTCTCAGCTGTGAGGTCTTGAGCAAGTGATTTTGCTACTCTGAGTCTTAGTtactttgactttttttaaaaaaggccatTGATACCTGATTAAAAGAATGGATGTGGGCCATTTGTGAgagctcatgcctatagtcccagtgctttgggaggctgagatgggaggattgcttgagaccaggagctcaagaccagtctgggcaatatagtgaaaccccatctttacaaaagattaaaaaaaaaaatagccaagtgtggtggtgtgtgcctgtagtccatgttacttcaggggctgaggcaggaggatcacttagcccaggagttcaaggctgcagtgagctgtgattgtgccactgcactccagcctggctgacagagtgagaccctgtctttaaaaagaatggaTGTGAGGAATGATGAGAATAGTGTTGAGAGAGCCTAAGAATATCTGACAAATagtgataatagtaataattattattattaaaacttaGTGTTTATATGGTGCTTACTATGTaacaggcactgttttaagtggTTTATATAAACTATTTGAATTGTAGTAATTAGTCTGTAGTACAGTGATCATCAAATCGTAGTAGGAGCTCAGCAAGTATtagttttcttctaggttttaacCCTTTAAGTTTGTTGCCAAGGAGAATCTCCTCTTAAGGGCTTTGTCTCAGCTCACAGTGGAGGAAAAAGGAATGTATCATTAGGACCCAGGGCCTGTCTTCATTTAGGGTAGGAGAGGTAAGAAGAGACCTTGGACAAGTTGTGGTATCTGAGGTGATATTGGAACCAAATTAGGCCCAACCCAGAAGAAATTAGGGAATGTGGAGTAGGTAGTTGGACTCCTTGGAAGTGCCCTGACTTATCTCTTAGTGTCCTTTTTGTCTTTGGAAGAACCTGCCTCATTGCTCCTCTTTCTAGTCATTTCATCTGGCTGTCCCTTCCCTGACTTCTGATCCTAGGCTTCCCCTCACAAGGAGCCTCTGTTCCCTCTCTTAGCAGGCTCTGCTTTAGCTGGTCTCTATTCCAGGTGCTGTGAGAGGGAGTTTGCTGTGGCACAGGCACCTCTGAGTTTGGATTTCCTTCCAGCTCTCATTCATTtacccattcaacaaatatgtactgaACGCTTACCAGGTGCCAGATATTCTAGGGATGAGACATACTGCTGTGAAAATGGCAGAAAGGTCTCTATATTCATGGAGCTTATTTTCTTGTGAGTAAATAGGTTTTGTGATCCGAAATCATGTAGGGGCAGTGAAGGCAATAAAGCAACGAAAGGGGCTAGAGAGTGACTGAAAGGAGAGGTGCTCAGGGAAAACCTCCCTGAGGAGAGAACTGGTTGATGAGATGAAGTGAGCCATTCAGAACTGTGGGGAAAGGTTCTTGAGGAAGGAATGGGCTTGGAGATTCTAGGACCAGCAAGAGTGCCTGGAAGATTGAAGTATGGGAGCCAGGATAGAGTATTGGGAATGAGGTCAGCAAGATCGCCAGGGCCCACATCATGTAGAGCCCTGAGGCTGTGACAGccattttggattttattccaagtCTCATGAGAAGCCAAGGGTAGCTTCTGAACAGCAGAATGATagatttgattttgtttcttaaaagtaTACCTCCTGAGTAGAGAATAAATGATGGGAGGTGGGCAAGAAGGGGAGCAGAGAGAGCAGTTGAGGCTATTTCAGTAATCTAGGAGAGAAATAAGAGTTGCTTAGAGTAGGATGCTGGAGCTGGAGGTGGTGAGACAGGGCCAGAAGcatgatatattttgaaggtagagaaAATGAGATTGCTAATGGTTTGCAGTTGGCACATGAAGGAAAGTGAGGATAAAGAAGGACTTCCAGGTTTTTGTCTTGAGCAACTGGAAATACTGAGATGGGAAGACTAGGGGAGAAGCAGATTTGAAGGCtttggggaggagaggggaatcAGAAATTAAATTTCAGATTCTTTTTAAATGTCCCTAGTGGAGATGTTGAATAGGCAGTGGGCAAGTAGTCAGCAGCTTAGGGGAGAGAAGAGGATAGAAATTTGAGTTTGGGAAAGATTTAAATTTGGGGAGCCATTGATGGATATAtatggtatttaaagccatggaattaggctgggcacagtggctcacgcctataatcccagccctttaggaggcggaggcaggtgaatcacctgaggccaagcatttgagaccagcctggccaacatggtgaaaccctgtctctaccaaaaaatacaaaaaattaaccgtgcgtggtggtgcatgcctgtagtcccagctactcaggagggtgagacaggataatcgcttgaatcctggaggcggaggttacagtgagccaagatcatgccactgcactccagcttgggcaacagagcgagactttgtctcaaaaaaaaaaaaaaaagccacggaATTGGATGAGATgtaggagagaaaggaaataggtGGAGAAGAGGAGGTCAAGGATTGAGCCTTAGGACAAGCCAGCATTTAGCTGGGCAAAGGAGAGTGAGAAGGAGGAAAACCAAGGGAGTG from Macaca fascicularis isolate 582-1 chromosome 4, T2T-MFA8v1.1 includes these protein-coding regions:
- the PRR3 gene encoding proline-rich protein 3 isoform X4 translates to MRPPQMFSATFRKWNGGSLGIAAHRPPGSGNRIPACPFLTTLQIPLQPLPQPRCRNERSRISTSHRHSSNPHCPSGKRLEMRRMGVPSDHPAFWALPPWPMENLATLSQPQTGYHPHVHHQ
- the GNL1 gene encoding guanine nucleotide-binding protein-like 1 isoform X1 yields the protein MPRKKPFSVKQKKKQLQDKRERKRGLQDGLRSSSNSRSGSRERREEQTDTSDGESVTHHIRRLNQQPSQGLGPRGYDPNRYRLHFERDSREEVERRKRAAREQVLQPVSAEVLELDIREVYQPGSVLDFPRRPPWSYEMSKEQLMSQEERSFQEYLGKIHGAYSSEKLSYFEHNLETWRQLWRVLEMSDIVLLITDIRHPVVNFPPALYEYVTGELGLALVLVLNKVDLAPPALVVAWKHYFHQHYPQLHVVLFTSFPRDPRTPQDPSSVLKKSRRRGRGWTRALGPEQLLRACEAITVGKVDLSSWREKIARDVAGATWGNGSGEEEEEDDGPAVLVEQQTDSAMEPTGPTRERYKDGVVTIGCVGFPNVGKSSLINGLVGRKVVSVSRTPGHTRYFQTYFLTPSVKLCDCPGLIFPSLLPRQLQVLAGIYPIAQIQEPYTAVGYLASRIPVQALLHLRHPEAEDPSAEHPWCAWDICEAWAEKRGYKTAKAARNDVYRAANSLLRLAVDGRLSLCFHPPGYSEQKGTWESHPETTELVVLQGRVGPAGDEEEEEEEELSSSCEEEGEEDRDADEEGEGDEDTPTSAPGSSLAGRNPYALLGEDEC